From Asterias rubens chromosome 6, eAstRub1.3, whole genome shotgun sequence, one genomic window encodes:
- the LOC117291136 gene encoding protein phosphatase 2C-like domain-containing protein 1: MSSDTSSISEHQGRVTEAQLRSRNFQLRVSTPDTDITEHPQQPDITLFCEKCGSFILLRLLQEHRKYHSALHVLDYKDAKGPDSVASLLKCRQAVLGKMKSRAKDGKPLSMSLMQKINDAYELLKSYMEETYEDLIQTREMVFPECRGLALNCSAKCARAVGICSHDNQRWKNKMEDTRVFQDFFGNDKDKCFFAIYDGHNGRFAGDVAANDFHHFLLNEMTKFDPATSCTCTLNLAEHNDLLGYNLDRPRPVIRKNSIRHILHEESQNIIQQIMHTCQENMTKLDLKTTQQQLKKETKSKVINKRENDPFAEKMEIALKNSYQLVDYILSYGIDEQSRVRWSGCSAVTCVIQRTGEMEEDGKDEDYEKDEEEEEEGGDGEEQPRELGVLYVANAGNTHAVLCQNGKAIRLTRNHTPQSCHERARVLRAGSSVKEGAHGGRVNGVLDTTRGLGNHGDPLLKSAVLAEPHTLSITLDSQSEFLILASNGLWEVLSEKEAISLVKQLMPGQQVHQMQRLVSDSSLRDLYGVAELNLVPSVGTDNQDQEALSEGGRETNNENGVHSHPTEGKSPSRNQEDGHRQIKSANGLIDSDLKPSLPLPTQQTSASAPPFIDGSVTEGDAHDGTPNTLPSPRFTSINHPREDDGSSDQTEFESMISALMENDDGNDADIETLTELHTIYAQSRLQEVEQGNPTKLEMYRNLAQQMSERLVQSALLAGSRDNVTVLIVLLPGCKL; this comes from the exons ATGAGTAGCGATACATCATCAATATCTGAGCATCAGGGTCGGGTGACTGAAGCTCAGCTCCGCAGTCGTAATTTCCAACTTCGTGTCTCTACCCCGGACACCGATATCACTGAGCATCCCCAACAGCCTGACATCACCCTCTTCTGCGAAAAATGTGGATCATTTATTCTTCTTCGCCTGCTACAGGAGCATCGCAAGTACCATAGCGCCCTCCATGTCTTAGATTACAAGGATGCAAAAGGTCCAGACAGTGTGGCCTCGTTGCTGAAGTGCAGACAAGCCGTCCTGGGTAAGATGAAGAGCAGAGCTAAGGATGGTAAACCACTGTCTATGTCCCTCATGCAGAAGATCAACGATGCCTACGAACTTCTTAAGTCATACATGGAGGAGACTTATGAAGATCTAATCCAGACACGAGAGATGGTTTTCCCAGAGTGTCGAGGGTTAGCTTTGAACTGCAGCGCCAAGTGTGCCAGGGCCGTTGGTATATGTTCCCATGACAACCAGcgatggaaaaacaaaatggaggacACTAGAGTGTTTCAGGACTTCTTCGGTAATGACAAGGATAAGTGTTTCTTTGCCATATATGATGGCCACAATGGGCGCTTTGCGGGCGATGTAGCTGCAAATGACTTTCATCACTTCCTTCTCAACGAGATGACGAAATTTGATCCGGCGACTTCCTGTACATGCACCCTGAACCTCGCTGAACATAATGATCTCCTTGGCTATAATCTAGATCGGCCGCGACCCGTCATTCGCAAGAATAGCATTCGACATATTCTCCATGAGGAAAGTCAAAACATTATACAACAGATCATGCATACCTGTCAAGAGAACATGACAAAGCTAGATCTTAAAACAACCCAGCAACAATTGAAGAAAGAGACCAAGTCAAAAGTTATAAACAAACGCGAGAATGATCCGTTTGCTGAGAAGATGGAGATCGCTTTGAAGAACTCTTACCAGCTTGTAGATTATATTCTGTCATACGGGATTGATGAGCAGTCGCGTGTGCGTTGGAGCGGATGCTCTGCAGTGACTTGCGTCATCCAGAGGACCGGAGAGATGGAGGAGGATGGGAAAGATGAGGATTATGAGAaagatgaggaggaggaggaggaggggggtgATGGGGAGGAGCAGCCAAGGGAGCTTGGGGTGCTGTATGTTGCTAATGCAG GAAACACCCATGCTGTTCTCTGCCAGAACGGCAAAGCTATCAGACTAACAAGGAATCACACCCCACAATCTTGTCATGAACGAGCGCGGGTTTTAAGAGCCGGTAGCTCAGTCAAAGAGGGTGCTCACGGTGGCCGTGTCAACGGAGTGCTTGATACAACAAGAGGACTGGGTAACCATGGTGATCCGCTGCTCAAATCTGCCGTCCTGGCCGAGCCGCACACGCTCAGTATCACTCTCGACAGCCAATCAGAGTTCCTCATACTGGCATCCAATGGATTGTGGGAGGTTCTGTCTGAGAAGGAGGCCATCTCATTGGTCAAGCAGTTGATGCCAGGTCAACAGGTTCATCAAATGCAACGACTGGTGAGTGACTCCTCTCTAAGGGACCTCTATGGAGTAGCAGAGTTGAATCTAGTGCCCTCTGTTGGCACTGATAATCAAGATCAGGAAGCACTCTCGGAAGGTGGTAGAGAAACTAATAATGAGAATGGTGTTCACTCCCATCCAACTGAAGGCAAATCACCCTCTAGAAACCAGGAAGACGGCCATAGACAAATCAAGTCTGCAAATGGATTGATTGATTCAGACTTGAAGCCAAGTCTCCCATTGCCAACTCAACAAACATCAGCGAGTGCGCCACCATTCATTGACGGCAGTGTAACTGAAGGTGATGCTCACGATGGTACCCCAAATACTCTCCCTTCTCCAAGATTCACCAGCATCAATCACCCAAGAGAGGATGATGGCTCAAGTGACCAGACAGAGTTTGAGAGTATGATATCAGCGTTGATGGAGAATGATGACGGGAATGATGCGGATATTGAGACCTTGACGGAACTCCACACAATCTACGCTCAGTCCAGGCTTCAGGAGGTCGAACAAGGCAACCCAACAAAGCTAGAGATGTATAGGAATCTTGCTCAACAGATGAGCGAGAGACTTGTACAGAGTGCTCTATTGGCTGGCTCTAGGGATAATGTCACTGTGTTGATCGTTCTTCTACCTGGCTGTAAATTATAA